ATGAGCATCATCGTGGCCGCGAAGATCCGCGTGACCAGCGAGATCCGTATGCCGAGGTCGCGGACCACGCCGGCCTTCTCGGCGTACACGGCGTCCTCGTCCTCCCGGCGTCCGAAGAGCTTGAGCAGCAGCGCGCCGCCGACGTTGAAGCGCTCGGTCATCAGGCTGGACAGGTCGGCGTTGCCGTCCATCTGCTGGCGGGTCAGTCCGCTCAGCTGGCGCCCGACCCAGCGCGAGGCGACCAGCAGGATCGGGAACAGCGCCAGGCAGGCCAGCGTGATCTGCCACGACAGCGTGACCATCGCGACCCCGACGACGACGACCGAGATCGTGTTGGCCACGGTGCTGGACAGCGTCGAGGTGAACGCGCGCTGGGCCCCGATGACGTCGTTGTTGAGCCGGGAGACCAACGCACCGGTCTGGGTGCGGGTGAAGAACGCCAGCGACATCCGCTGGACGTGGGCGAAGACCTGGGTACGCAGGTCGAAGATCAGGTTCTCCCCGATCCGCGACGACAGGTAACCACTGGCGACCCCGAGCAGCGCGTCGACCAGGGCGACGCCGACCATCGCCAGCGCGACCCAGGTGATCACCGAACCGTTGCCGGCCACGATCCCGTCGTCGAGGAGGTACTTGACCAGCAGCGGCGTGACCACGACGAGCGCGGCGTCGAGGACGACGAAGAAGATGAACCCGGAGATCAGCTTCTTGTGCGGGCCGGCGAAGCCGAGGACACGTCGCAGCGTGCGTCGGGTCAGCTTCTGGTCGACGACCGACGGGTCGGTGCGCATCGCACGCATCGCCGCCATCATCGGGCTCATCGCGCTCATCTCGGTCCTCCTCGGTCCAGCGTGCTCAGCCCCCGTTGGACAGGGCGCGGAACCGGCGGGTCTGCGCGGTCCGCTCCAGCAGCCGCTGCGACTCCAGGTCGGTGGCCTTCGCGGACTGCAGCAGGGCCTTGGTCTCCTTCACCGCACCGGCGTTGACCTCCAGGAGCGCCGCGGTCAGCTCCGCGGTCGTCTCGTCGAGCTCGGCGGCCGGGACGACAGCGGTCGCCAACCCGATGGCGGCCGCCTCGGGCGCGGAGACCTGCCGAGCGGTCGCACAGATCTCCAGTGCCCGTGCATAGCCAACAAGCTCGACCAGGGGCTTTGTTCCCACCAGGTCCGGCACGAGGCCCAGCGCTGGCTCCTTCATGCAGAACCAGGCGTCCTCGGCAACGACCCGGAGGTCGCAGGCCAGGGCGAGCTGGAAGCCGGCGCCGATGGCGTAGCCGTGGACCTGGGCGACCGTGACGAACCGAGGATCGTGCAGCCAGGTGAACCCGCGCTGGTAGCCGTCGATGGTGTCGATGAC
The DNA window shown above is from Marmoricola sp. OAE513 and carries:
- a CDS encoding enoyl-CoA hydratase/isomerase family protein; translation: MPGLPDADTLAAARLALEIDGAVATITLNAPQKRNSQVPSLWHNLAAIGEALPEEVRVVVVKGAGTCFSAGLDLGLLSPGGVEGEEFLDIAASSDEHVIDTIDGYQRGFTWLHDPRFVTVAQVHGYAIGAGFQLALACDLRVVAEDAWFCMKEPALGLVPDLVGTKPLVELVGYARALEICATARQVSAPEAAAIGLATAVVPAAELDETTAELTAALLEVNAGAVKETKALLQSAKATDLESQRLLERTAQTRRFRALSNGG